The Vicia villosa cultivar HV-30 ecotype Madison, WI linkage group LG1, Vvil1.0, whole genome shotgun sequence genome includes a region encoding these proteins:
- the LOC131604744 gene encoding uncharacterized protein LOC131604744 isoform X1 — protein sequence MNLCDKAYFVDLFVRASNAPAIKMYEKALFQIQGSYLLTKPPKTATMPNSLSYFSSSGKFSVQNKPRSFSLVTNASKKDKKEDSHSFAPKLDEVTGFFPESVLLKKKEVEEDGKLLPEFEDEDEKNYTNRLHLKWKLIWMLNYCGVQTENLNPSNIQCTCSYIFSHMGEDLTLWLWPWNMNFML from the exons ATGAATTTGTG TGACAAAGCCTACTTTGTTGATCTATTTGTGAGAGCATCAAATGCACCAGCCATCAAGATGTATGAAAAG GCACTATTCCAGATCCAGGGTTCTTATCTCTTAACCAAACCTCCAAAAACCGCTACCATGCCAAATTCTCTCAGTTACTTTTCTTCTTCAGGGAAGTTTTCTGTTCAGAATAAACCCAGATCATTTTCACTTGTTACCAATGCCAGTAAAAAAGATAAGAAAGAAGATAGCCATAGCTTTGCACCCAAATTGGATGAAGTCACTGGGTTCTTCCCTGAATCAGTTCTTCTAAAAAAG AAGGAAGTTGAGGAAGATGGTAAACTTCTTCCggagtttgaagatgaagatgaaa AGAACTATACGAATCGTTTGCACTTGAAGTGGAAACTGATATGGATGTTGAATTAT TGTGGTGTACAGACAGAGAACCTGAATCCTTCTAACATCCAATGCACATGTTCATACATCTTTTCACATATGGGCGAAGACCTAACACTTTG GTTATGGCCATGGAATATGAACTTCATGCTCTAA
- the LOC131604744 gene encoding uncharacterized protein LOC131604744 isoform X2: MNLCDKAYFVDLFVRASNAPAIKMYEKIQGSYLLTKPPKTATMPNSLSYFSSSGKFSVQNKPRSFSLVTNASKKDKKEDSHSFAPKLDEVTGFFPESVLLKKKEVEEDGKLLPEFEDEDEKNYTNRLHLKWKLIWMLNYCGVQTENLNPSNIQCTCSYIFSHMGEDLTLWLWPWNMNFML; the protein is encoded by the exons ATGAATTTGTG TGACAAAGCCTACTTTGTTGATCTATTTGTGAGAGCATCAAATGCACCAGCCATCAAGATGTATGAAAAG ATCCAGGGTTCTTATCTCTTAACCAAACCTCCAAAAACCGCTACCATGCCAAATTCTCTCAGTTACTTTTCTTCTTCAGGGAAGTTTTCTGTTCAGAATAAACCCAGATCATTTTCACTTGTTACCAATGCCAGTAAAAAAGATAAGAAAGAAGATAGCCATAGCTTTGCACCCAAATTGGATGAAGTCACTGGGTTCTTCCCTGAATCAGTTCTTCTAAAAAAG AAGGAAGTTGAGGAAGATGGTAAACTTCTTCCggagtttgaagatgaagatgaaa AGAACTATACGAATCGTTTGCACTTGAAGTGGAAACTGATATGGATGTTGAATTAT TGTGGTGTACAGACAGAGAACCTGAATCCTTCTAACATCCAATGCACATGTTCATACATCTTTTCACATATGGGCGAAGACCTAACACTTTG GTTATGGCCATGGAATATGAACTTCATGCTCTAA
- the LOC131604744 gene encoding uncharacterized protein LOC131604744 isoform X3 → MNLCDKAYFVDLFVRASNAPAIKMYEKGSYLLTKPPKTATMPNSLSYFSSSGKFSVQNKPRSFSLVTNASKKDKKEDSHSFAPKLDEVTGFFPESVLLKKKEVEEDGKLLPEFEDEDEKNYTNRLHLKWKLIWMLNYCGVQTENLNPSNIQCTCSYIFSHMGEDLTLWLWPWNMNFML, encoded by the exons ATGAATTTGTG TGACAAAGCCTACTTTGTTGATCTATTTGTGAGAGCATCAAATGCACCAGCCATCAAGATGTATGAAAAG GGTTCTTATCTCTTAACCAAACCTCCAAAAACCGCTACCATGCCAAATTCTCTCAGTTACTTTTCTTCTTCAGGGAAGTTTTCTGTTCAGAATAAACCCAGATCATTTTCACTTGTTACCAATGCCAGTAAAAAAGATAAGAAAGAAGATAGCCATAGCTTTGCACCCAAATTGGATGAAGTCACTGGGTTCTTCCCTGAATCAGTTCTTCTAAAAAAG AAGGAAGTTGAGGAAGATGGTAAACTTCTTCCggagtttgaagatgaagatgaaa AGAACTATACGAATCGTTTGCACTTGAAGTGGAAACTGATATGGATGTTGAATTAT TGTGGTGTACAGACAGAGAACCTGAATCCTTCTAACATCCAATGCACATGTTCATACATCTTTTCACATATGGGCGAAGACCTAACACTTTG GTTATGGCCATGGAATATGAACTTCATGCTCTAA